One Hydrogenophaga crassostreae genomic region harbors:
- a CDS encoding ABC transporter ATP-binding protein encodes MSATPHPAISQTRHLSHAWGNHVLFEGLSIAIPAGVTLVQGDEQTGKTTLLRILAGELAPSGGWVETQGQRADKQPETYAPMVFRTDPLHTALDQTSPSAWFNTLPDCYPLLNPGMLGALVKDFGLSPHMDKPLYMLSAGSRRKVWISAALASGAALTLIDQPFAALDGPSMRLLREVLQDFSEQAGRACVIADYEAPEGVPLASTIHL; translated from the coding sequence ATGAGCGCCACACCGCATCCCGCCATCTCACAGACGCGACACCTCAGCCATGCGTGGGGCAACCATGTGCTTTTTGAGGGGTTGAGCATCGCCATTCCGGCCGGGGTCACGCTGGTGCAAGGCGATGAGCAAACCGGCAAAACCACCTTGCTGCGCATTCTGGCAGGCGAGCTCGCGCCCAGCGGCGGCTGGGTCGAAACCCAGGGGCAGCGAGCCGACAAGCAACCCGAGACCTACGCCCCGATGGTGTTTCGCACCGACCCTCTGCACACCGCTCTGGACCAAACCAGTCCGTCTGCGTGGTTCAACACCCTCCCCGACTGCTACCCCTTGCTCAACCCCGGCATGTTGGGCGCGCTGGTGAAGGATTTTGGCCTGTCGCCCCACATGGACAAGCCGCTGTACATGCTTTCGGCAGGGAGCCGGCGCAAGGTGTGGATCAGTGCCGCGCTCGCTTCAGGCGCTGCGCTCACCTTGATCGACCAGCCCTTCGCTGCGCTCGATGGACCTTCGATGCGCCTGTTGCGCGAGGTGTTGCAAGATTTTTCCGAGCAGGCGGGCCGAGCCTGCGTGATCGCCGACTATGAAGCACCCGAAGGCGTTCCACTGGCCAGCACCATCCACCTTTAG
- a CDS encoding bifunctional alpha/beta hydrolase/OsmC family protein → MDGESLQVIEKEGEASVSLAGRQFTIRREFVQDLAGQPQADRIRGLAKPLLILHAPLDQTVGVDNARRIFETAVHPKSFVALDGADHLLNNAQDAQFAASLIAAWSRRYLPSEVPQPARLPESESTSTVAGEGVVVVSERGTGRFTQVVSAGQHQFLMDEPAAAGGDDEGPTPYDMLNAALGACTAMTVRMYARRKRWPLASVRVALVHDKVHATDCEDCENRDGKVDQIVRVVELQGDLDEAQRARLIEIADRCPVHQTLHAEVRILTRQGKL, encoded by the coding sequence TTGGACGGCGAAAGCCTGCAGGTGATTGAAAAGGAGGGCGAGGCGTCTGTGTCGCTGGCGGGGCGCCAGTTCACCATTCGCCGCGAGTTCGTGCAGGATCTGGCCGGGCAACCGCAGGCCGATCGCATTCGCGGGCTGGCCAAACCCCTGCTTATCTTGCATGCGCCGCTCGACCAGACCGTAGGGGTGGACAACGCACGCCGCATTTTTGAAACCGCGGTGCACCCGAAATCGTTTGTGGCGCTTGATGGCGCTGACCATTTGCTCAACAACGCGCAAGACGCGCAGTTTGCGGCGAGCCTGATTGCGGCCTGGTCGCGTCGGTATCTGCCTTCGGAGGTCCCCCAGCCTGCAAGGCTGCCCGAGTCCGAATCCACAAGCACTGTGGCCGGCGAAGGGGTTGTGGTGGTTTCCGAGCGTGGAACCGGCCGCTTTACGCAGGTGGTCAGCGCGGGGCAGCACCAGTTCCTGATGGATGAACCAGCGGCAGCGGGTGGTGATGACGAGGGGCCAACGCCCTACGACATGCTCAACGCGGCGCTGGGCGCATGCACTGCAATGACAGTGCGCATGTATGCCCGTCGCAAGCGATGGCCGCTGGCCTCGGTTCGGGTGGCGCTGGTGCATGACAAGGTGCATGCCACAGACTGTGAGGATTGCGAAAACCGTGACGGCAAAGTCGACCAGATCGTGCGTGTGGTGGAACTGCAAGGCGATCTGGACGAGGCGCAGCGCGCGCGGCTGATCGAAATTGCCGATCGGTGCCCGGTTCACCAGACCCTGCATGCCGAAGTGCGCATACTGACCCGCCAGGGCAAGTTGTGA
- a CDS encoding alpha/beta fold hydrolase — protein MPSERIEFPGSLGETLAGRLDTPDNAPHAWAVFAHCFTCSKDSKAAAFIARALSEAGFGVLRFDFTGLGGSGGDFANTHFSSNVDDLLAAAAWLRTHHGAPSLLIGHSLGGQRFWRRPDVSTIAGPWSQWVPPLSLGTSPISWTAKACR, from the coding sequence ATGCCCAGTGAACGCATCGAATTTCCCGGCAGCCTGGGCGAGACCTTGGCGGGGCGCCTGGACACGCCCGACAACGCGCCTCACGCCTGGGCTGTTTTTGCCCATTGTTTCACCTGCTCCAAAGACAGCAAGGCCGCAGCGTTCATTGCACGGGCCCTGTCGGAAGCGGGATTTGGCGTATTGCGCTTCGATTTCACCGGCCTCGGTGGCAGCGGTGGTGATTTCGCCAACACCCATTTCAGTTCCAATGTAGACGACCTGCTCGCCGCAGCCGCCTGGTTGCGTACCCACCATGGGGCGCCTTCGCTGTTGATCGGACATTCGCTGGGGGGGCAGCGGTTCTGGCGGCGGCCAGACGTGTCGACGATTGCCGGGCCGTGGTCACAGTGGGTGCCCCCTTTGAGCCTGGGCACGTCACCCATCAGTTGGACGGCGAAAGCCTGCAGGTGA
- a CDS encoding BolA family protein, which yields MSDHDSAIPTADALRTCLEKALAPESLEVVDESEAHAGHAGSNGLGYGTHFRVRIGGKAFEGKTRVAQHRLVYDALQKFTDAGLHALAIEVQR from the coding sequence ATGAGCGACCACGATTCCGCCATCCCCACGGCCGATGCCCTGCGCACATGCCTGGAAAAGGCGCTGGCCCCCGAGTCGCTTGAGGTTGTCGATGAAAGCGAAGCCCATGCCGGCCATGCTGGGTCCAACGGTCTGGGCTACGGCACCCATTTCCGCGTGCGCATTGGCGGCAAGGCATTCGAAGGCAAAACGCGGGTCGCACAACACCGGCTTGTGTATGATGCGCTGCAAAAATTCACCGATGCCGGGCTGCACGCATTGGCCATAGAAGT